CGCCGGACGTAGAAGTTGGCCAGATAGCCCCACCGCGACTGTGCGCTGCCAGGCTTGGGCATCCGTGTGAAGACCAGCAGGTTGACCATCCCGGCGGGCTCGCCGTCGACGTAGCCCACCCAGACCCGTCGCTGCTCCTCGATCAGCCACTCACCGAAGCGGTCCTCGAAGCCCGGGTCGTCGATGGTGTGCTTCGCGATCTCCTCGCTCCAGGCTCTCCGGAGGGCCGCGAGCAGGTCCGTGTCTTCCGGCCCCGCCAGGCGTACGTCGAGTCTGTCGCTCATGGGCCGAACCTAGCCGCGGGAGCAGTCATTCGCGCGACGGCGCGGCCGGGCCCACCGTCGGGGCGGGAAGTTCGTGAGCCCCGACGAGCTTCCCGCCCCCCGCCGGCTACAGCCACCTCGTGATCACCGACCCGGAACCCGGCTGCCCCGGAAAGACGCGGCTACGGTGGAGGCATGCCACGGCCCCGCCACTTCGTTCACCACCTCGGCGTGTTCGCCGGCGACTTCACGGCCAGCGAGCGCTTCTACACCGCCGCCCTCGGCGTGCTGGACATCGAGCCCGGCTACCGCACGGACTCGATCGCGGAGTACTGGGCTCGTGACCACGACACCCCGAGCATCTCCCTCGAGACCGCGCCCTCCGAGGCGGACGTCACCCGAGGGCTGCACGTCGCCTTCGAGGCGCCGGATCGCGCAGCGGTCGATGCGTTCCACGAGGCGGCGGTCACCGCAGGTGGGACCTCACGCCACAGGCCGCGATTCTGGCCCGAGTACAAGGCGTACGCCGCCTTCGTCAGCGACCCCGACGACAACAACATCGAGGCGCTGGTGAAGGAGGCGAACCAGCCCCTCTAGACGACCGAGAGCGGCAGCAGCTTCTGACCCGTGGGGCCGATCTGGATGTCGGTGTTCATCTCGGGGCACACGCCGCAGTCGTAGCAGGGGGTCCAGCGGCAGTCCTCGACCTCGATGTCCGCACCGTCGGCGACGGCGAGGGCGTCCTCCCAGTCGGCCCAGAGCCAGTCCTTGTCGAGGCCGGAGTCGAGGTGGTCCCAGGGCAGGATCTCCTCGTACTCGCGCTCGCGCGTGGTGAACCAGTCGAGGTCGACGCTGCCTCCGGCCAGGGCGGTCTCGGCGGCGTTGATCCAGCGGTCGTAGGAGAAGTGCTCGCTCCAGCCGTCGAAACGACCGCCGTCGCGCCAGACCTGCTCGATGATCGCGCCGACGCGGCGGTCGCCGCGGGAGAGCAGGCCCTCGATGATGCCGGGCTTGCCGTCGTGGTAGCGGAAGCCGATCGCGCGACCGAACTTCTTGTCGGAGCGCACCACGTCGCGCAGCTTCTGCAGACGTACGTCGGTGGTCTCGTGGTCGAGCTGGGAGGCCCACTGGAAGGGGGTGTGCGGCTTGGGCACGAAGCCGCCGATCGAGACCGTGCAGCGGATGTCGTTGCGTCCCGAGACCTCGCGGCCCTTGGCGATGACCTTCTTGGCGAGCTCGGCGATCTGGAGCACGTCGTCGTCGGTCTCGGTCGGCAGGCCGCACATGAAGTAGAGCTTCACCTGGCGCCAGCCGTGGGAGTAGGCCGCACCGACGGTGCGGATCAGGTCTTCCTCGGTGACCATCTTGTTGATCACCTTGCGCATCCGCTCGGAGCCGCCCTCGGGTGCGAAGGTGAGTCCGGAGCGACGGCCGTTGCGGGAGAACTCGTTGGCCAGGGTGATGTTGAAGGCGTCGACGCGGGTCGACGGCAGCGACAACGACACGTTGGAGCCCTCGTAGCGGTCGGCGAGACCGGTCGCGACGTCACCGATCTCGGTGTGGTCGGCCGAGCTCAGCGAGAGCAGACCGACCTCCTCGAAACCCGACTTCCGGATGCCGTTCTCGACCATGTCGCCGATGGTGGTGATCGAACGCTCGCGCACCGGGCGGGTGATCATCCCGGCCTGGCAGAAGCGGCAGCCGCGCGTGCAGCCCCGGAAGATCTCCACGGAGAACCGCTCGTGGACGGTCTCGGCCAGCGGCACCAGCGGGTTGCGCGGGTAGGGCCAGGCGTCGAGATCCATCAGGGTGTGCTTGCGCACCCGCCACGGGATGTCGGGGCGGTTGGGCACCACGGCGTCGATCTGGCCGTCGGCGGCATAGGTGACGTCGTAGAACTTCGGCACGTAGACGGCGCCGGAGACCGCGAGCCGGCGCAGCAGCTCGTCTCGCCCACCGGGGCGACCGTCCTGTTTCCACTCGCGCACGACCTCGGAGATCTTGAGCACGACCTCCTCGCCGTCACCGAGCACGGCGGCGTCGAGGAAGTCGGCGATCGGCTCGGGGTTGAACGCGGCGTGGCCGCCGGCGAGCACCACCGGGTCGTCGTCGCCGCGGTCGACCGCGTGCAGCGGGATCTGGGCGAGGCTCAGCGCGTTGAGCATGTTGGTGTAGCCGAGCTCGGTGGAGAACGAGAGCCCGAAGACGTCGAACGCCTTCACCGGACGGTGCGCGTCGACGGTGAACTGCGGGATCGGGCCCTGCTCGTCGCCCTCACGCATGATCTTCTCGAGATCCGGCCAGACCGCGTAGGTGCGCTCGGCAGCGATCCAGTCGCGCTCGTTGAGCACCTCGTAGAGGATCTGGACGCCCTGGTTGGGCAGGCCGACCTCGTAGGCGTCGGGATACATCAGCGCCCACCGGACCTCGACGTCGTTCCACTCCTTGACGGTCGAGTTCAGCTCGCCACCGACGTACTGGATCGGCTTGGAGACCAGCGCCAGGCGCGGCTCCAGCCGGGGGAAGACTGACTCAGGGGCAAGGTCGCTCTGGGCGACGGTCACGATGGGCACCTCAAACCTCGGGAACGAACCATCCAAGCCTACGCCGCCCGCGGGATCCCCCACCAAACCTCGCGCCGCAGGACCAAGCCGGTCCGTGGATGAAATAGACCGTGGGGCCGCCCCTCCCGGGCGACCCCACGGTCAGTCTGATGTCGGCCTGATGTCAGCTCAGGATCAGAACAGGTTGGTGAGCAGCAGGTTCGGGGAACCCTCGCCCGGGTTGGTGACCACGTCGGGGGTGGCGGCACCGGTCAGGCCCTCGGCGACGGCGGCCGGGTCGGCCGTGGGGTTCGCCTCGAGGAAGAGAGCGGCGGCACCGGCGACGTGGGGGGTCGCCATCGACGTACCGGAGATGGTGTTGGTCGAGCCGTCGTTCCAGGCCGAGGTGATGTCGACGCCCGGAGCGAAGATGTCGAGGCACTCACCGGTGTTGGAGAAGTCGGCGGCAGCGTCGGCGTCGTCGGTGGCACCGACGGTGATCGCCTCCGGCACCGCAGCCGGCGACGAACCGCAGGCGTCGGCGCTCTCGTTGCCGGCCGCGACGGCGTAGGTCACGCCGTCGGCGATCGAGGCCTGCACGGCCTGGTCGAGGGCGGTGTCGGCACCGCCGCCGAGCGACATGTTGGCGACGGCCGGGCCGTCGGTGTGGTTCTCGGTGACCCACTCGATGCCGGCGACGACACCCTCGGTGGTGCCCGAACCCTGGTCGTCGAGGACGCGGACCGGAACGATCGTGGCCTCCTTGGCCAGACCGTAGGTGGTGCCCGCGACGGTGCCCGCGACGTGGGTGCCGTGGCCGTTGCCGTCGGTCGGGTCGGTGTCGCCGTCGACGGCGTCGAAGCCCTCACCGATGCGACCCTCGAACTCCGGGTGGTCGGTCGCGACGCCGGTGTCGATGATGTAGGCGGTGACGCCCTTGCCGGTCTGGTCGTAGTGGTAGTTCTTGTCGAGCGGCAGCTCGGCCTGGTCGACGCGGTCCAGACCCCAGGTCGGGTCGGCCTGGTCACCCTGGGTGGTGTAGCGGTGGTTGGCCTGCACGTAGGCGACGTCCGGGTTGGAGCGGACCTCGGCGAGAGCGTCCTTGTCGAGCGTGGCCGAGAAGCCGTTGAACGCCTTGTCGAAGACGGTGCGTACGTCACCGCCGGCCGAGCGCGCGTCGCTGCGGACCGACTTGGCCTCGGTGGTCGCGACGTCGCTGCCACCCTGCTTCTTCATGACGACGATGTACTGCCCGTCGATCGCGGTCGAGGCGTTCTCGCCACGCAGCGGCGCCTGGCTGTCCGCGGCGCCGGCCGGCACGGTGAATGCGATCGCCGAGGCGGCTGCACCGACGGCAACGGCGGAGATGACTGCCGGTGCCTTGATGGCCCGGTTCTTCTTGGTTCGGTTCACGAACTGACTCCCGTCATCGTGCGGCCCGGTCGGGCCGCATCCCTCACTTCAACAGCACCGCACCCGCCGGTGGGCAGGCGACGCAGGAGCGTCTCGGTGCCGGCTGAACGCCCTGCGCCCTCCCTGCGGCCGCAACCCGAAGCGTTCGGGCAACCACGTAATCACGTTACGTAGAACCGGTAACGACCCAACTCTTCGCACTGCAGCAACGTGCAAGATCACAGGTTAACAACCGTTAACAGAACGGAAATTGCATGCCACAATCGGTCCACCGGACCGTTCACGCGGTAGCGAACGGCCCGGTGGAAGGGTGATGATGGTCGGCCCTCTCAGGCCAGGTGATCAGGCGATCGAGGTGTCGTCGATCAAGAAGCTGGTGCCCTGCGAGGAGTCCTCGGTGCCGGTGAAGCTCACCGTGACGGTGCTGCCGGCGAAGGATCCCAGGGAGAGCGACTTCAACGAGTAGGACGAGCTCGCGTTCAGGTTGGAGTAGGTCGCCAGGGTCGTGGATCCGACCTTCACCGTCAGCTTGTCGTACGCCGTCGAGCTCGTGGTCTCGTCGGTGACCACGCGCAGATAGAACGACAGCGTCTTACCCGCGGCGGGCAGCGTGACGCTCTGCGACAGCGTGTCGGTGTGGGTCGTGCCGTAGCCGTTCAGCCACGCCTTGTAGGAGCCCGAGCGCGCCGGGGCGCTGGTCGAGCCGTCGATGACGCCCGACGACGAGCTCCAGCCGGTCGCCCCCGACTCGAAGCCCGGGTTGACCAGCAGGTTGCCGGACGGCGGGTCCGTCGGGTCGGTGCCACCGCTCCACAGGGAGTGGAGGAGCCGGTTGGGCGAGCCGCTGCCGGGCGAGGAGACCACGCCGGTGGTGGCGTTGGAGACGATCGCCGAGGCGACGGAGGAGGCCGACGCCGTCGGGTGCGCCTGCAGGTAGAGCGCAGCCACACCGGCGACGTGCGGAGTCGCCATCGACGTACCGGAGATCGTGTTGGTCGCGGTGTTGGAGGTGTTCCACGCCGAGGTGATCGACGATCCCGGGGCGAACAGGTCGACGCACGAGCCGATGTTGGAGAAGCTCGAGCGGGCGTCGGTGCTGGTCGTCGAGCCGACCGTCAGCGCGGAGGCGACCCTCGAGGGCGAGCCGTTGCACGCGTCGGCACCGGAGTCGTTGCCCGCCGCGACGGCGTAGCTGACACCGTCGGCGATCGAGTTGGAGACCGCGGAGTCGAGCGTCGAGGAGACCCCGCCGCCGAGCGACATGTTGGCGACCGCCGGACCGGAGGTGTGGTTGGAGGTCACCCAGTTGACGCCCGCGATGACACCGGCGGTCGACCCCGACCCGGAGGCGTCGAGCACCCGGACCGGCACGAGGGTGACGCTCTTGGCCACACCGTAGGTCGATCCACCGACGGTGCCGGCGACGTGGGTGCCGTGGCCGTTCTCGTCCTCGGTGCTGGAGCCGATGGCGGTGTAGCCCGAGATGACCCGGCCGCCGAACTCCGCGTGGGCGGAGCGGATGCCGGTGTCGATGATGTAGGCCTTCACACCCGAGCCGGTGTAGTCGTAGTGGTAGTTGGAGTTCAGCGGCAGGTTGCGCTGGTCGATCCGGTCGATGCCCCAGGTCGGGTTGGCCTGGTCGCCGCTGGCCTTCACGACCTGGTTGGCCTCGACGTAGTCGACGTCGGGGTCAGCGCGGAGGGCGTCGAGGGCGTCGGCGTCGAGCGTGGCGGAGAAGCCGGTGATCGCCTTGTCGTAGGCGAACTTCACCGAGCCGCCCTTCTTCTTGGCCAGGGCCCGGGCGTCGGCCGCGTCGGCCTTGGCCTTGGCTCCGTTGCCCTTCATCACCACGATGTAGGAGCCGTCGATCGCCGTCGACTTCTCGGCGCCGATCAGGGGTGCTGGATGCTCGGCCGCGCCGGCGGGCGGCGACATGGCCAGGATGGCTGCTGCGGCACCGACTGCGGTCGCGGTTGCTGCGGCGAGCGCCGAAAGGCGCCGTTGTGGGGTGGGTCGGTTCACGATTGCTGCTCCCGTCGTCAAGCAGCCTCGGGTGAGGGCTGCAAGGGGTAACAGCTGCCCTGTAGGGCAACCGCGACGGAACGTAATCGAGTTTAATTTCGATGGAACGCGACATCTCTTCGCACTGCAGGAACTTGCAGCCGGTCCCGTGCGCGAAGGTCAAGAAGTGGTCCGGACCTGTCCAGACCGGTGCGGCTCGAGCGACCGGAGATGCCGAGCAGCAGCCCCACCGCGAGCAGCGCGGCGATCATCGAGGAGCCGCCGTAGGAGATCAACGGGAGCGGCACCCCGGTGACCGGCATGATGCCGAGGCACATGCCGATGTTCTGGAAGCTCTGGATGCCCAGCCAGCACACGATGCCGGCGGCGGCGACCCGTCCGAAGAGGTCGTCGGTGCGCGCAGCGATCCGCAGCCCGCGCCACAGCACGATGCCGATCAGCGCGATCACCAGCAACGAGCCGACCAGGCCGAGCTCCTCCCCCACCACCGTGAAGATGAAGTCGGTGTGCTGCTCGGGCACGAAGCCCGCGCGGGCCTGCGACCCCTGGA
The sequence above is drawn from the Nocardioides albertanoniae genome and encodes:
- a CDS encoding GNAT family N-acetyltransferase gives rise to the protein MSDRLDVRLAGPEDTDLLAALRRAWSEEIAKHTIDDPGFEDRFGEWLIEEQRRVWVGYVDGEPAGMVNLLVFTRMPKPGSAQSRWGYLANFYVRREHRNGGLGTAMLEALTGHADDEGFVRIVLSPSEKSIPFYARAGFREAYDLMIRPQPTGRTQRRQSGWGA
- a CDS encoding VOC family protein — translated: MPRPRHFVHHLGVFAGDFTASERFYTAALGVLDIEPGYRTDSIAEYWARDHDTPSISLETAPSEADVTRGLHVAFEAPDRAAVDAFHEAAVTAGGTSRHRPRFWPEYKAYAAFVSDPDDNNIEALVKEANQPL
- a CDS encoding TIGR03960 family B12-binding radical SAM protein, translating into MTVAQSDLAPESVFPRLEPRLALVSKPIQYVGGELNSTVKEWNDVEVRWALMYPDAYEVGLPNQGVQILYEVLNERDWIAAERTYAVWPDLEKIMREGDEQGPIPQFTVDAHRPVKAFDVFGLSFSTELGYTNMLNALSLAQIPLHAVDRGDDDPVVLAGGHAAFNPEPIADFLDAAVLGDGEEVVLKISEVVREWKQDGRPGGRDELLRRLAVSGAVYVPKFYDVTYAADGQIDAVVPNRPDIPWRVRKHTLMDLDAWPYPRNPLVPLAETVHERFSVEIFRGCTRGCRFCQAGMITRPVRERSITTIGDMVENGIRKSGFEEVGLLSLSSADHTEIGDVATGLADRYEGSNVSLSLPSTRVDAFNITLANEFSRNGRRSGLTFAPEGGSERMRKVINKMVTEEDLIRTVGAAYSHGWRQVKLYFMCGLPTETDDDVLQIAELAKKVIAKGREVSGRNDIRCTVSIGGFVPKPHTPFQWASQLDHETTDVRLQKLRDVVRSDKKFGRAIGFRYHDGKPGIIEGLLSRGDRRVGAIIEQVWRDGGRFDGWSEHFSYDRWINAAETALAGGSVDLDWFTTREREYEEILPWDHLDSGLDKDWLWADWEDALAVADGADIEVEDCRWTPCYDCGVCPEMNTDIQIGPTGQKLLPLSVV
- a CDS encoding S8 family peptidase, which gives rise to MNRTKKNRAIKAPAVISAVAVGAAASAIAFTVPAGAADSQAPLRGENASTAIDGQYIVVMKKQGGSDVATTEAKSVRSDARSAGGDVRTVFDKAFNGFSATLDKDALAEVRSNPDVAYVQANHRYTTQGDQADPTWGLDRVDQAELPLDKNYHYDQTGKGVTAYIIDTGVATDHPEFEGRIGEGFDAVDGDTDPTDGNGHGTHVAGTVAGTTYGLAKEATIVPVRVLDDQGSGTTEGVVAGIEWVTENHTDGPAVANMSLGGGADTALDQAVQASIADGVTYAVAAGNESADACGSSPAAVPEAITVGATDDADAAADFSNTGECLDIFAPGVDITSAWNDGSTNTISGTSMATPHVAGAAALFLEANPTADPAAVAEGLTGAATPDVVTNPGEGSPNLLLTNLF
- a CDS encoding S8 family peptidase; this translates as MNRPTPQRRLSALAAATATAVGAAAAILAMSPPAGAAEHPAPLIGAEKSTAIDGSYIVVMKGNGAKAKADAADARALAKKKGGSVKFAYDKAITGFSATLDADALDALRADPDVDYVEANQVVKASGDQANPTWGIDRIDQRNLPLNSNYHYDYTGSGVKAYIIDTGIRSAHAEFGGRVISGYTAIGSSTEDENGHGTHVAGTVGGSTYGVAKSVTLVPVRVLDASGSGSTAGVIAGVNWVTSNHTSGPAVANMSLGGGVSSTLDSAVSNSIADGVSYAVAAGNDSGADACNGSPSRVASALTVGSTTSTDARSSFSNIGSCVDLFAPGSSITSAWNTSNTATNTISGTSMATPHVAGVAALYLQAHPTASASSVASAIVSNATTGVVSSPGSGSPNRLLHSLWSGGTDPTDPPSGNLLVNPGFESGATGWSSSSGVIDGSTSAPARSGSYKAWLNGYGTTHTDTLSQSVTLPAAGKTLSFYLRVVTDETTSSTAYDKLTVKVGSTTLATYSNLNASSSYSLKSLSLGSFAGSTVTVSFTGTEDSSQGTSFLIDDTSIA